The Caldanaerovirga acetigignens genome has a window encoding:
- a CDS encoding Asp23/Gls24 family envelope stress response protein, whose amino-acid sequence MVIVEGRTNISESVFIEIAREAMHKVEDVFREERKGALSGLTRIFTERFAPQITVRKSEPAEGEEGVGGVSFEVKLSVAYGVRIPEVAQKVREKIITEVETLTGYKVEKVDIVIDRIVKPEEIQEEKKEKANL is encoded by the coding sequence ATGGTTATAGTGGAGGGTAGGACCAACATAAGTGAAAGCGTATTTATCGAGATAGCCAGGGAAGCCATGCACAAAGTTGAAGATGTTTTTCGCGAGGAACGCAAGGGTGCCCTGTCGGGACTCACCAGAATTTTTACCGAGAGATTTGCCCCGCAGATTACGGTCAGAAAGAGTGAGCCGGCAGAAGGGGAAGAGGGCGTGGGGGGCGTTTCCTTCGAGGTAAAGCTGAGCGTGGCGTACGGCGTCAGGATACCCGAAGTAGCCCAAAAAGTAAGGGAAAAGATAATCACCGAAGTAGAGACGCTGACCGGATACAAAGTGGAGAAGGTGGATATCGTAATAGATAGAATTGTAAAGCCCGAAGAAATTCAGGAAGAGAAAAAGGAAAAGGCCAATCTATGA